In Mucilaginibacter celer, one DNA window encodes the following:
- a CDS encoding MFS transporter, whose translation MQTINRSQLFRASCLSLLVTSLSFGIRAGILNDQGVRFHLNASQLGTIAATAFWGFPLAIIIGGFIVDIIGMKKLLVSAFVFHLIGILLTIFANGYWTLFLSTLMIGIANGTVEASCNPLVASLYTDNKTTKLNHFHLWFPAGIVIGTLIVFGLDTALAHGVSPKPYWISQVEIALMLIPTLAYGFLFSKLDFPVTERVSAGVSTEDMYKALINPLFLFMIICMFGTAITELFTNQWTDVLFKTVTDNAILILTFVASVQVLGRAFASPIVHRLAPQGVLLISAILSALGIYLMVHLHGDAIYLAAVVFGLGVAFFWPCMIGFVAENLPRTGAVGLNLMGGAGMFGVSIYMIFMGGYYDNIMASKLPQGASLDAYRSAPAGSEMAKAFDAARSAAGPEVLNTTLIIPFALIVAFIGLVIYMRSRKKTASLGAISAH comes from the coding sequence ATGCAAACTATTAACCGATCACAGCTATTTAGGGCAAGCTGCCTGTCGCTGCTGGTAACTTCATTGTCATTTGGTATCCGCGCGGGTATTTTGAATGATCAGGGCGTACGTTTTCATTTAAACGCGTCACAACTGGGTACTATCGCGGCAACCGCGTTCTGGGGTTTTCCGCTGGCTATTATTATCGGGGGCTTTATTGTGGATATTATCGGTATGAAAAAACTGTTGGTATCTGCTTTCGTTTTTCACTTGATAGGTATCCTGCTTACCATTTTTGCCAACGGTTACTGGACCTTATTCCTTTCTACTTTAATGATAGGTATAGCCAATGGTACGGTTGAGGCTTCGTGTAACCCACTGGTAGCATCTTTATATACCGATAATAAAACAACCAAACTTAACCACTTCCACCTATGGTTTCCGGCGGGCATCGTGATAGGTACGTTGATTGTATTTGGTTTAGATACCGCTTTGGCACATGGCGTATCTCCAAAACCTTACTGGATCTCGCAGGTAGAAATAGCCCTGATGCTCATCCCAACCTTAGCCTACGGCTTCCTTTTCTCCAAGCTGGATTTCCCGGTTACCGAGCGCGTATCTGCCGGTGTAAGTACCGAGGATATGTACAAAGCGCTGATCAACCCGTTATTCCTGTTCATGATCATCTGCATGTTTGGTACCGCCATCACCGAGTTATTTACCAACCAATGGACAGACGTTTTATTCAAAACAGTTACTGATAATGCCATACTTATTTTAACCTTTGTTGCCTCGGTACAGGTATTGGGCCGCGCTTTTGCAAGCCCCATTGTACACCGTTTGGCGCCGCAGGGCGTATTGCTCATCTCGGCCATATTATCTGCTTTGGGTATTTATCTGATGGTGCACCTGCACGGCGACGCCATTTACCTGGCGGCTGTTGTGTTTGGTTTAGGCGTGGCCTTCTTCTGGCCTTGTATGATAGGTTTTGTGGCCGAGAACCTGCCGCGTACCGGCGCTGTTGGCTTAAACCTGATGGGCGGTGCGGGCATGTTCGGTGTATCTATTTACATGATCTTTATGGGGGGATACTATGATAACATCATGGCTTCAAAATTACCGCAAGGTGCAAGTTTGGATGCGTATCGTTCGGCCCCGGCAGGCTCAGAAATGGCTAAGGCTTTTGATGCGGCAAGGTCGGCTGCCGGTCCTGAAGTGTTAAATACTACCCTGATTATCCCGTTTGCATTAATCGTAGCATTTATCGGGTTGGTAATTTACATGCGCTCACGTAAAAAAACTGCTTCATTGGGCGCTATATCGGCTCATTGA
- a CDS encoding c-type cytochrome, translated as MKKVFIILGISAIFAACGGNSSTKGGADSASGANQAAKAANSDADTVVAKTGTEATGSSAAPSAGEKLIATLDCSTCHKVDTKVIGPAFQEIAAKYEATDANIDMLAKKIISGGSGNWGNIAMTPHPSLPEADAKEIVKYILSTKK; from the coding sequence ATGAAAAAAGTATTCATTATTCTTGGTATCAGTGCAATATTCGCTGCCTGCGGCGGCAATTCATCAACCAAAGGCGGTGCCGATAGCGCCAGTGGCGCAAATCAAGCTGCAAAAGCCGCAAACTCTGATGCTGATACCGTTGTAGCTAAAACAGGTACCGAAGCAACCGGCAGTTCTGCAGCCCCGTCAGCAGGCGAAAAACTGATCGCGACTTTAGATTGCAGCACCTGCCACAAGGTTGATACCAAAGTTATCGGCCCTGCATTTCAGGAAATTGCAGCTAAATACGAAGCTACAGATGCTAACATCGATATGTTGGCTAAGAAAATCATTAGCGGCGGCAGCGGTAACTGGGGTAACATCGCCATGACCCCGCACCCTTCACTGCCCGAGGCTGATGCTAAGGAAATTGTAAAATACATTTTATCAACAAAAAAATAA
- a CDS encoding nucleoside permease gives MNLGIRVKLSTMMFLEFFIWGAWFVTMGTYLTVTLKATGTQNAGAYATQSLGAIIAPFVIGLIADKYFSAQKILGVLHLLGAASLYYATTITDFDKFYPNILFYMIIYMPTLALVNSVSFKQMKNPSKEFPWIRVFGTFGWIVAGIVIGLLGWEKSGTLVLTFKMAAVASLILGLLSFTLPDTPPVKKGQKTTFGDIIGLDSIGLLKNRSYLIFFLASVAICVPLAFYYNFTNPFLNEVGVKKAAGVQAMGQVSELAFMAAMPLLFVRFGVKKMLAIGMLAWVLRYIFFAYGDAGSGYWMLIAGIVMHGICYDFFFVTGQIYTDNLAGERFKSAAQGFITLATYGVGMLIGSYISGPVVDKWKISETSHNWQSIWLIPAGIAAVVLIFFLLFFKDRTSMATKPGLDIEEPSAQTQI, from the coding sequence ATGAATCTTGGAATTAGGGTAAAGCTTTCAACAATGATGTTCCTGGAGTTTTTTATCTGGGGCGCATGGTTTGTAACAATGGGTACTTATTTAACGGTTACGCTGAAAGCTACCGGTACGCAAAATGCCGGTGCTTACGCAACGCAATCGTTAGGTGCTATTATAGCGCCGTTTGTTATCGGTCTTATCGCCGATAAATACTTTTCGGCACAGAAAATACTGGGTGTGCTTCACCTGTTAGGTGCGGCCTCGCTTTATTATGCTACAACCATAACCGATTTTGATAAGTTTTACCCTAATATCCTGTTCTACATGATCATTTACATGCCAACGCTGGCATTGGTAAATTCGGTTTCGTTTAAGCAGATGAAAAATCCAAGTAAAGAATTTCCCTGGATCAGGGTATTCGGCACTTTTGGATGGATCGTTGCCGGTATTGTGATAGGCCTGTTAGGATGGGAAAAAAGCGGAACACTGGTGCTTACTTTCAAAATGGCAGCGGTGGCGTCATTGATATTAGGTCTGTTAAGCTTTACATTACCTGATACGCCTCCGGTTAAAAAAGGCCAGAAAACTACATTTGGCGATATCATTGGTTTAGATTCGATCGGTTTATTAAAAAACAGGTCGTACCTGATCTTCTTTTTGGCATCGGTAGCTATATGTGTGCCGTTGGCATTTTACTACAATTTTACCAATCCGTTTTTAAATGAAGTAGGGGTAAAAAAGGCTGCCGGTGTACAGGCGATGGGGCAGGTATCCGAATTAGCATTTATGGCAGCCATGCCGCTGCTTTTTGTACGCTTCGGCGTTAAAAAAATGCTGGCTATCGGTATGCTCGCATGGGTTTTGCGTTACATATTCTTTGCTTACGGCGATGCCGGATCGGGTTATTGGATGCTTATAGCAGGTATTGTGATGCATGGCATCTGCTATGATTTCTTCTTTGTAACGGGGCAAATCTATACCGATAATTTAGCAGGCGAGCGTTTTAAAAGCGCTGCGCAGGGATTCATTACCCTGGCTACTTATGGTGTGGGGATGCTGATCGGCTCGTATATATCGGGCCCGGTAGTTGATAAATGGAAAATTTCTGAAACATCACACAACTGGCAGTCTATCTGGCTTATCCCTGCCGGTATTGCCGCTGTGGTATTGATCTTTTTCCTGTTATTTTTTAAAGATAGAACCAGTATGGCTACAAAACCCGGACTGGACATTGAGGAACCTTCTGCTCAAACCCAAATATAA
- a CDS encoding hydroxypyruvate isomerase family protein: MSSNQNRRSAIKSMIAGTAAIGASGVLSSFTTETEKTNMQPDEKLKGNINHAVCRWCYSDISVDQLCAAAKDIGIKGIDLVGPSDWPTLKKYGLFSSMCNGAEINLTDGFGDKEYHAKLHENYTKMIPLVAEAGYKNLICFSGSRRGKTDEEGWKNCVEGLKPMVALAEKHNIILVMELLNSKIDHKDYQCDRVEWGAELCRRLGSENFKLLYDIYHMQIDEGDVIRNIRANHQYIAHYHTGGVPGRNEIDETQELYYPAIMRAIVEVGHKGFVAQEFIPKQKDKLASLKKAVHICDV, translated from the coding sequence ATGTCATCAAACCAAAACAGGCGCTCAGCTATTAAAAGCATGATCGCGGGCACGGCGGCCATTGGCGCGTCGGGCGTATTATCTTCATTTACCACCGAAACCGAAAAAACAAATATGCAGCCTGATGAAAAGCTGAAAGGCAATATTAACCATGCCGTATGCCGCTGGTGCTACAGCGATATTTCTGTAGATCAGCTTTGTGCTGCAGCCAAAGATATCGGCATTAAAGGTATCGACCTGGTTGGCCCTTCAGATTGGCCAACGCTTAAAAAATACGGCCTGTTCTCGTCCATGTGCAACGGTGCTGAAATTAATTTGACCGATGGTTTCGGCGATAAAGAATATCATGCGAAACTGCATGAAAACTATACCAAAATGATTCCGCTGGTAGCAGAGGCCGGTTATAAAAACCTGATCTGCTTTAGCGGCAGCCGCCGTGGTAAAACCGACGAGGAGGGTTGGAAAAACTGTGTTGAGGGCCTAAAACCCATGGTGGCCCTTGCCGAAAAACACAACATCATATTGGTAATGGAATTGCTGAACAGCAAAATTGACCATAAAGATTACCAGTGCGACAGGGTAGAGTGGGGTGCAGAACTTTGCCGTCGCTTAGGCTCAGAAAATTTTAAACTGCTGTATGATATTTATCACATGCAGATTGATGAAGGCGATGTGATCCGTAATATCCGCGCTAATCATCAGTACATTGCGCACTACCATACCGGTGGTGTTCCCGGTCGTAACGAGATCGACGAAACACAGGAGCTTTACTACCCGGCCATTATGCGTGCCATTGTTGAGGTAGGCCATAAAGGTTTTGTGGCGCAGGAGTTTATCCCCAAGCAAAAAGACAAATTAGCTTCGCTTAAAAAAGCGGTACATATTTGTGATGTTTAA
- a CDS encoding sugar phosphate isomerase/epimerase family protein: MTTRRTFLAQAGLMAAGAMLAPKLVSAKASNKVGLQLYSLRDQLPKDVKGVIGQVAKAGYNEVETFGFNKETGYWGLKGKEFSQLLKDNGLSTPSGHYGLDEYLGTGKTDDLNAYIEVANTIGQSHIIIPALNHNFIKTVDDCKGVADKMNKIAEILKKSGLKLGYHNHNFEWAPVGDTTFYDVVLNNTDPKLVAMEMDIYWVVRAGKDPVEIFSKHPGRFEFVHVKDRDKTNAELNTEIGTGDIDFKTILGKAKLAGIKHFIVEQENYTNIDPYMSIAKSASYLKDTLHV, from the coding sequence ATGACAACCAGAAGAACATTTTTAGCACAAGCCGGATTAATGGCCGCAGGCGCAATGCTTGCACCCAAATTGGTTTCGGCCAAAGCTTCAAATAAAGTGGGCCTGCAATTGTATAGCCTGCGCGATCAGTTACCAAAAGATGTAAAAGGCGTTATTGGCCAGGTAGCCAAAGCCGGTTACAACGAAGTTGAAACCTTCGGCTTTAATAAAGAAACAGGCTATTGGGGTTTAAAAGGTAAAGAGTTTAGTCAACTGTTGAAAGATAACGGCTTAAGCACCCCAAGCGGCCACTATGGTTTGGACGAGTATTTAGGTACCGGCAAAACTGATGATCTGAATGCTTATATCGAGGTGGCTAACACTATCGGTCAATCGCATATCATTATCCCTGCTTTAAATCACAACTTTATTAAAACTGTTGATGATTGCAAAGGCGTAGCGGATAAGATGAACAAGATTGCCGAAATCTTGAAAAAATCGGGCTTAAAATTAGGTTACCATAACCACAACTTTGAGTGGGCACCTGTTGGCGATACTACTTTTTACGATGTGGTATTGAACAACACCGACCCGAAACTGGTGGCCATGGAAATGGATATTTACTGGGTTGTACGTGCAGGTAAAGACCCGGTTGAAATTTTTAGCAAACACCCTGGCCGCTTTGAGTTTGTACACGTTAAAGACCGCGATAAAACCAATGCCGAATTGAACACAGAGATTGGCACAGGCGACATCGACTTTAAAACCATATTAGGTAAAGCCAAACTGGCCGGCATTAAGCACTTTATTGTTGAGCAGGAAAACTATACCAATATCGATCCGTATATGAGCATTGCCAAAAGTGCTTCTTATTTGAAAGATACACTACACGTTTAA
- a CDS encoding 3-keto-disaccharide hydrolase, with amino-acid sequence MKYPLILTALLAGSCFMANAQNAKPEDTEIWEPIPKVVTPGKNLGDAPSDAIVLFNGKGLDEWVSVEDKTPAKWLVKGDVLTVNKSTGNIETKKTFTNYQLHIEWKVPASITGSGQARGNSGVFLASIGKGDDGYELQVLDSYENKTYVNGMAGSLYKQAIPLANPGRKPGEWNIYDVIWTAPVYNEDGTLKSAARATVFFNGVLVENNFELLGPTQYIGKPSYEGKKHGPSPIKLQAHGDKSEPLSFRNIWVREL; translated from the coding sequence ATGAAATATCCTTTAATATTAACCGCCCTTTTAGCAGGAAGCTGCTTTATGGCGAACGCGCAAAACGCAAAACCCGAAGATACCGAGATCTGGGAGCCGATACCTAAAGTTGTTACCCCCGGTAAAAATTTAGGCGATGCACCTTCAGATGCTATCGTTTTGTTCAACGGCAAGGGCCTTGACGAGTGGGTGTCTGTAGAAGATAAAACCCCGGCCAAATGGCTGGTTAAAGGTGATGTACTCACCGTAAATAAATCAACAGGTAATATCGAAACCAAAAAAACTTTCACAAATTACCAGTTACACATCGAGTGGAAAGTGCCTGCAAGCATTACCGGCAGCGGCCAGGCCCGCGGTAACAGCGGTGTGTTCTTAGCCTCGATAGGTAAAGGTGATGATGGTTACGAGTTACAGGTACTGGATTCGTACGAAAACAAAACTTATGTTAACGGTATGGCAGGCAGTTTGTACAAACAGGCTATCCCGTTGGCAAACCCTGGCCGCAAACCAGGCGAATGGAATATTTACGATGTGATCTGGACTGCACCGGTATACAACGAGGACGGCACCTTAAAATCGGCCGCCCGTGCTACTGTATTCTTCAACGGTGTTTTGGTTGAAAACAACTTTGAGTTGCTTGGCCCAACCCAATACATTGGCAAACCATCTTACGAAGGTAAAAAACATGGTCCATCACCAATTAAATTACAGGCTCACGGCGATAAAAGCGAGCCGCTTAGCTTCCGTAATATTTGGGTAAGGGAATTGTAA
- a CDS encoding hybrid sensor histidine kinase/response regulator — translation MRIFKYLFIVAFVLMAQSGFAQDRSLKFEHIGTREGLSQINVSAIVQDSRGFMWIGTRDGLNRYDGYGFVIYKHSIQDGNSLSSNLVADIAEDKEGNIWLATLSGLNKFERKTGHFIHYFHDNANPNSISSNFVNKLIFDQEGILWIGSQKGGLDRFDIKQNKFTHYKHSEADRSSLSDDDVTALKEDSKHRLWVGTLTGGLNLFDKKSGTFSRYQNKTGDNSSLSGSYVSTIYEDNAGRIWIGTEGGGLNLVNDDKGTFKRYLHDDKNPNTISGNTVLSLGMDLNGNLWVGSENSGVSILNPATGKIVTYQHDDIDRSSINGNSIYCICRDRMGNMWLGAFSGGINLYKRSTESFSHYRHNSSPNSLANNFVLCLQEDRNQNIWVGTDGGGVDVFKKDGSVKHYMQEAGNPNSLAGNYVLNITEDKKGSFWIGTWADGLCRLDPATGKFTRYKHDALKPGSLSNNNIYALTQTRDGQVWVGTYNGGLDLYDNTSGNFSAFRYDPNDPKSISSDRVYALLEDKKGNFWVGTFDAGLNLMDRKTGAFTRFQHDEKKNSISNNSIPDLFEDSRGRIWISTLSGLNLFNPVTKHFTVFTTEDGLPSDVIYAVREDKLGTLWISTNNGLSNYDPVKRTFKNYTIEDGLQNEEFKSHSALQTRDGRIYFGGINGFNSFTPQQILKPSGFMPLVITNFQLFNKTVKIARDAEDPSPLKEDIADTRALRLSYKQSVITLQYAALDYSSVDKKNYSYILENFDKDWNNVGSRNTASYTNLPPGNYVFKLRYQNTSGLWSPVTAGLKITIVPPFWLTWWFELIAAVAFVSLLYFIFRYRVKFLKAQKTVLERQVKERTESLVKMTANERLARQASEIAREEAENANKAKSIFLATMSHEIRTPMNGVIGMASLLASTKLSPEQEEYTETIKNCGDALLTVINDILDFSKIESGNMELDEEDFDLRDCIEGVLDVFAEKASRLNLDLVYQVEHNVPVQIISDSLRLRQILINLVGNAVKFTSQGEVFIGVGVKAQEGDDLELEFRIRDTGIGIPDDKLERLFKPFSQVDSSTTRKYGGTGLGLAISEKLIRLMGGEIAVQSEVGRGTVFSFTIKSKVGQKVKRNYVYLNLAELENKRILFVDDNATNRDIIDTQLKQWKYDPVVVASGSEALKVLNKKGRAIDLMITDMSMPEMDGLELATKVRKKFPEMPVILLSSIGSEQSKREDNVFSAVLTKPTKHNLLHKHIVEQLKTGSSIKNEYQPVQTAFTTEFAKNYPMEILIAEDNLINQKLAVHMLTKMGYHPDIAENGHAALNTMATKHYNLILMDVQMPEMDGLEATRFIRSNMQEQPVIIAMTANAMPEDRQACLDAGMNDYLSKPMKLSDLMEMLERWGKYINGQNTSLLN, via the coding sequence GTGAGGATTTTTAAATATTTATTTATTGTAGCTTTTGTGCTGATGGCTCAAAGCGGCTTTGCGCAGGATAGAAGCCTGAAGTTTGAGCACATCGGCACCCGCGAGGGTCTGTCGCAAATAAACGTGAGTGCCATTGTGCAGGATAGCCGGGGCTTTATGTGGATTGGCACCCGCGATGGCCTTAACCGTTACGATGGCTATGGCTTCGTTATTTACAAGCATAGTATACAGGACGGAAATTCATTAAGCAGCAACCTGGTAGCCGATATTGCCGAGGATAAAGAGGGGAACATCTGGCTGGCCACCTTATCGGGCCTTAATAAGTTTGAGCGTAAAACCGGGCATTTTATCCATTATTTTCATGATAATGCCAACCCCAACAGCATCTCCAGCAATTTTGTAAACAAACTTATTTTTGATCAGGAAGGCATTTTGTGGATAGGCAGTCAAAAAGGGGGGCTCGACAGGTTTGATATCAAACAAAATAAATTCACCCATTACAAGCACTCCGAAGCCGACAGATCATCGCTTAGTGATGATGATGTAACGGCTTTAAAAGAAGATTCGAAGCACCGGTTATGGGTAGGTACGCTTACCGGTGGTTTAAATCTTTTTGATAAAAAGAGCGGCACTTTTAGTCGGTATCAAAACAAAACAGGCGATAATAGCAGTCTGTCGGGCAGTTATGTAAGCACCATTTATGAAGATAACGCCGGCCGCATCTGGATAGGTACCGAAGGCGGGGGCCTTAACCTGGTAAACGACGATAAAGGTACCTTTAAACGATATCTGCACGATGATAAAAACCCAAATACCATATCCGGAAATACGGTTTTAAGCCTTGGCATGGATTTGAACGGCAACCTTTGGGTTGGATCAGAAAACAGCGGGGTGAGTATCCTTAACCCGGCCACCGGTAAAATAGTCACTTATCAGCACGATGACATTGACCGCAGCAGCATAAACGGTAACTCCATTTATTGTATTTGCCGCGATAGGATGGGTAATATGTGGCTTGGTGCATTTAGCGGCGGCATTAACCTGTACAAGCGCAGTACCGAAAGCTTTTCGCACTACAGGCACAATTCGTCCCCCAATAGCCTGGCCAATAATTTTGTGCTTTGCCTGCAGGAAGACAGGAACCAAAACATTTGGGTGGGTACCGATGGCGGCGGGGTTGATGTATTTAAAAAGGATGGCAGCGTTAAACATTACATGCAGGAAGCCGGCAACCCCAACAGCCTTGCAGGCAACTACGTATTGAATATTACTGAAGATAAAAAAGGTAGCTTTTGGATAGGTACCTGGGCCGATGGCTTATGCCGCCTTGACCCGGCAACAGGTAAGTTTACCCGCTATAAGCATGATGCCTTAAAGCCCGGCAGCCTGAGCAATAATAATATTTACGCGCTTACCCAAACCCGCGATGGACAGGTGTGGGTGGGCACCTACAACGGCGGGCTTGATTTGTATGATAACACATCGGGTAATTTTTCGGCATTCAGGTATGATCCCAACGATCCGAAAAGTATCAGCAGCGACAGGGTTTACGCCCTGCTGGAGGACAAAAAAGGAAACTTTTGGGTAGGCACCTTCGATGCCGGCTTAAATTTGATGGACAGGAAAACAGGTGCTTTTACCCGTTTTCAGCACGATGAAAAAAAGAACAGCATCAGCAATAACAGCATCCCCGATTTGTTTGAGGATAGTAGAGGCCGCATCTGGATCAGCACCCTATCGGGCTTAAACCTGTTTAACCCGGTTACCAAACATTTTACCGTTTTTACTACCGAGGATGGTTTGCCCAGCGATGTGATCTACGCTGTGCGCGAAGATAAGCTGGGTACGCTTTGGATCAGCACCAACAATGGCCTATCAAACTATGATCCGGTTAAGCGTACTTTTAAAAACTACACCATAGAGGATGGTTTGCAGAACGAAGAGTTTAAATCGCACTCGGCCCTGCAAACCCGCGATGGGCGGATTTATTTTGGAGGCATTAATGGCTTTAACTCGTTTACGCCGCAGCAAATCCTGAAACCATCGGGTTTTATGCCATTGGTTATTACTAATTTTCAGCTGTTTAACAAAACCGTGAAAATAGCACGCGATGCCGAAGACCCATCGCCTTTAAAGGAAGATATAGCCGATACCCGTGCCCTCAGGCTTTCGTACAAACAATCAGTTATTACCCTGCAATATGCCGCGCTCGATTATTCATCGGTAGATAAAAAGAACTACAGTTACATTCTCGAAAATTTTGATAAAGACTGGAACAACGTAGGCAGCCGCAATACAGCATCGTACACTAACCTGCCCCCGGGTAATTATGTTTTTAAGCTGAGGTATCAAAACACTTCGGGCTTATGGTCGCCTGTTACGGCCGGATTAAAAATTACCATTGTGCCGCCGTTTTGGCTAACCTGGTGGTTTGAACTGATTGCCGCGGTTGCATTTGTATCGTTACTTTATTTTATTTTCAGGTACCGGGTAAAGTTTTTAAAAGCCCAAAAAACGGTGTTGGAGCGCCAGGTAAAAGAGCGTACCGAGAGCCTGGTTAAAATGACGGCCAACGAAAGGCTTGCCCGCCAGGCCAGCGAAATTGCCCGCGAAGAAGCCGAAAATGCCAATAAAGCCAAAAGTATTTTCCTGGCTACCATGAGCCACGAAATACGTACGCCTATGAATGGTGTTATAGGTATGGCTTCTCTGCTGGCCAGCACCAAACTAAGCCCCGAGCAGGAAGAATATACCGAAACCATTAAAAACTGCGGCGATGCGCTGTTAACCGTAATTAACGATATTCTTGATTTTTCCAAAATAGAATCGGGCAATATGGAGCTGGATGAGGAAGATTTTGACCTGCGCGATTGTATTGAAGGTGTGTTGGATGTTTTTGCCGAGAAGGCCTCGCGCCTCAATCTCGATCTGGTTTACCAGGTTGAGCATAATGTGCCGGTGCAGATTATTTCAGATTCATTACGCCTGCGGCAGATCCTGATAAACCTGGTGGGGAACGCCGTTAAGTTTACCAGCCAGGGCGAGGTGTTTATTGGCGTTGGTGTAAAAGCACAGGAGGGAGATGACCTGGAACTGGAATTCAGGATCCGGGATACAGGCATCGGGATTCCGGATGATAAGTTGGAACGTTTGTTTAAACCGTTCTCGCAGGTTGATTCGAGCACTACGCGCAAGTATGGCGGTACCGGTTTAGGTTTGGCTATCAGCGAAAAACTGATCAGGCTGATGGGTGGCGAAATTGCTGTGCAAAGCGAAGTGGGCAGGGGTACGGTGTTCTCGTTCACTATCAAATCAAAAGTAGGGCAAAAGGTAAAACGCAACTATGTTTACCTTAACCTTGCCGAGCTTGAAAATAAGCGCATTTTATTTGTGGATGATAACGCAACCAACCGCGATATCATTGATACACAGCTAAAGCAATGGAAGTACGATCCGGTGGTAGTAGCATCGGGCAGCGAAGCGCTGAAGGTGCTTAACAAAAAAGGCCGGGCTATCGACCTGATGATAACCGATATGAGCATGCCCGAGATGGACGGCCTTGAACTGGCTACAAAGGTGCGGAAGAAGTTTCCGGAAATGCCGGTTATCTTGTTAAGCTCGATAGGAAGTGAGCAGAGTAAAAGAGAGGATAATGTTTTTAGTGCGGTTTTAACCAAACCAACCAAGCATAACCTATTGCATAAGCATATTGTTGAGCAATTAAAAACCGGCAGTAGTATTAAAAACGAGTATCAGCCTGTACAAACTGCTTTTACCACCGAGTTTGCCAAAAACTACCCGATGGAGATATTGATTGCCGAGGATAACCTGATTAACCAGAAACTGGCAGTGCATATGCTAACCAAAATGGGCTATCATCCGGATATTGCCGAAAACGGGCATGCGGCACTTAACACTATGGCCACCAAACATTATAACCTGATACTGATGGATGTGCAGATGCCCGAAATGGACGGCCTGGAAGCCACACGCTTTATCCGTAGCAATATGCAGGAGCAGCCGGTTATCATAGCCATGACGGCCAATGCCATGCCTGAAGACAGGCAGGCCTGTTTGGATGCAGGGATGAACGATTACCTGAGCAAGCCGATGAAGCTATCCGACCTGATGGAAATGTTGGAACGCTGGGGAAAATATATAAACGGACAAAACACAAGTTTGCTTAATTGA
- a CDS encoding NIPSNAP family protein — protein sequence MNRFFKPALALIGCFFILSATFAAAPSRNYYQLKVYHYKTQAQEDKIEHYLQQAYIPALHRAGVKNVGVFKPLKQQDTARLIYVFTPFQSWDKLMGIDQKLQADASYLADGKDYIDAVYNEQPYTRIETIILQAFPGMPSTDVPNLTANKADRVYELRSYESPTEKYNVNKVTMFNLGDEIGLFKRLGFNAVFYSEVIAGSRMPNLMYMTTFNSMDDRDKHWDAFGKDAYWKTLSAKPEYQHNVSHADIIFLRPADYSDF from the coding sequence ATGAACCGCTTTTTTAAACCCGCTTTAGCTTTAATAGGATGTTTTTTCATCTTGTCGGCAACGTTTGCCGCCGCACCATCACGTAATTATTATCAGCTTAAAGTATACCATTACAAAACCCAGGCCCAGGAAGATAAAATTGAGCATTACCTGCAGCAGGCTTATATCCCGGCTCTGCACCGGGCAGGAGTAAAAAATGTAGGTGTGTTTAAGCCCCTGAAACAACAGGACACCGCAAGGTTGATTTACGTGTTTACGCCTTTCCAATCATGGGATAAATTGATGGGCATTGATCAGAAATTACAGGCGGATGCCAGTTACCTTGCCGATGGTAAGGATTACATTGATGCGGTTTACAATGAACAGCCCTACACCCGCATTGAAACCATCATTCTGCAGGCTTTCCCGGGGATGCCATCAACAGATGTTCCAAATTTAACCGCTAATAAAGCCGATAGGGTTTACGAGTTGCGCAGCTACGAAAGCCCCACCGAAAAATACAACGTAAACAAAGTAACCATGTTTAACCTGGGCGATGAGATTGGCCTTTTTAAGCGACTGGGTTTTAATGCAGTATTTTATTCGGAAGTTATTGCTGGCAGCCGCATGCCCAATTTAATGTACATGACCACTTTTAACAGTATGGACGACCGCGACAAGCATTGGGACGCCTTTGGTAAGGATGCTTACTGGAAAACGCTTTCGGCTAAGCCTGAATATCAGCACAATGTATCGCATGCCGATATCATCTTTCTTCGCCCGGCAGATTACTCCGATTTTTAA
- a CDS encoding response regulator transcription factor codes for MKKIMIADDDPGIVDAVEIILDFEGYEVSSTANGATVLAMESGLPDLLLLDIWMSGSDGRDVCRELKNKELTKKMPVIMISASHDIEKSAFEAGADDFLAKPFDIDDLLTKIKKLLTVGGV; via the coding sequence ATGAAGAAAATTATGATTGCGGATGATGATCCGGGAATTGTTGATGCTGTAGAGATTATACTGGATTTTGAAGGATACGAAGTTTCGTCAACCGCCAACGGCGCTACCGTGCTGGCCATGGAAAGTGGTTTGCCCGATTTGCTGCTGCTTGATATCTGGATGTCGGGCTCTGACGGGCGCGATGTATGCCGGGAGTTGAAAAATAAGGAGCTTACCAAAAAAATGCCGGTGATCATGATCTCGGCCAGTCATGATATCGAAAAATCGGCGTTTGAAGCCGGGGCCGATGATTTTTTGGCCAAGCCGTTTGATATAGATGATCTGCTTACCAAAATAAAAAAACTTTTAACCGTTGGCGGTGTTTAA